In one Myxocyprinus asiaticus isolate MX2 ecotype Aquarium Trade chromosome 1, UBuf_Myxa_2, whole genome shotgun sequence genomic region, the following are encoded:
- the LOC127443782 gene encoding D-glucuronyl C5-epimerase B-like isoform X2 — MELGVPLSTQWGPQGYFYAIQIAQYGLSHYSKNLTERLPHVEVYDTAEERDSRSGVWTVPKGCALTRVYDKTRATSVRQFSAPENSEGISLPLGNMKDFIISFDLKFASNGSISVVLETTEKGPPFIIHYITTTRLILFKDRDITYGIGPRTAWSMVTRDLLTDLRKGIGLSNTKAVKATKTMPRRVVKIVLHGHGAIDNITIATTSHMTAFFAASDWLVRNQDERGGWPIMVTRKVGEGFRALEPGWYSAMAQGQAMSTLVRAYLMTKDDTYLKSALRATGPFKLPSEQHGVKAMFMNKYDWYEEYPTIPSSFVLNGFIYSLIGLYDLAQTAGEKLGRDAGQLYSKGMESLKVMLPLYDTGSGTIYDLRHFILGTAPNLARWDYHTTHINQLQLLGSIDNSPIFREFIKRWKSYLKGGKAKHN; from the exons GAGTACCGTTGTCCACCCAGTGGGGTCCTCAAGGGTATTTCTATGCTATTCAGATAGCTCAGTATGGCCTGAGTCATTACAGTAAGAACCTGACAGAGCGGCTGCCCCATGTGGAGGTGTATGACACAGCGGAGGAGAGAGACAGCAGGTCTGGCGTGTGGACTGTCCCTAAGGGCTGCGCTCTCACCAGAGTCTATGACAAGACCAGAGCCACATCAGTGCGACAGTTCAGCGCTCCAG AAAACTCTGAGGGTATCTCTCTTCCACTTGGCAACATGAAAGATTTCATCATCTCTTTTGACCTGAAGTTTGCATCTAATGGTAGCATCTCTGTTGTCTTGGAGACAACAGAGAAAGGGCCTCCATTCATTATCCACTATATCACCACTACACGGCTTATTTTGTTCAAGGATCGTGACATCACCTATGGCATTGGCCCTCGGACTGCATGGTCTATGGTCACCCGTGACCTTCTCACTGACCTCCGCAAAGGCATTGGCCTCTCCAACACCAAAGCGGTGAAAGCCACCAAGACCATGCCTCGGCGTGTCGTAAAGATAGTGCTACATGGCCACGGAGCAATAGACAACATCACAATCGCCACCACTTCACATATGACAGCCTTTTTTGCTGCCAGTGATTGGTTGGTGCGCAACCAGGACGAGCGTGGTGGTTGGCCAATCATGGTGACTCGTAAAGTTGGTGAGGGTTTTCGTGCACTGGAGCCCGGTTGGTATTCTGCCATGGCACAAGGGCAGGCCATGTCTACTTTAGTGCGTGCCTATCTGATGACAAAAGATGACACGTACCTGAAGTCTGCCCTTCGTGCCACAGGACCTTTCAAACTGCCCTCAGAGCAGCACGGAGTCAAAGCTATGTTCATGAATAAATATGACTGGTATGAGGAATATCCCACAATCCCTAGCTCCTTCGTACTGAATGGGTTCATCTATTCCCTCATAGGCCTGTATGACCTGGCACAAACAGCGGGTGAGAAACTTGGTCGGGACGCAGGTCAGCTGTACAGCAAGGGGATGGAGTCCCTTAAAGTGATGTTGCCCCTGTACGATACAGGGTCGGGAACCATCTATGATCTGCGCCACTTTATACTGGGCACAGCGCCCAATCTGGCTCGCTGGGACTACCATACAACGCACATCAACCAGCTCCAGCTGCTGGGCTCTATTGACAACTCTCCCATCTTCAGGGAGTTCATCAAGCGCTGGAAAAGTTACCTGAAAGGAGGGAAGGCCAAGCACAACTAG